From the Micromonospora lupini genome, one window contains:
- a CDS encoding glycosyltransferase family 4 protein has product MKIGILSYHFPPEPAFIPGSLAEELAARGHDVRVLTGFPDYPGGHVYPGWRQRWNHETHSQRLAVRRVPRYSGGASSTGARVASYLSFAGSVSLAARRFLGDVDALYVFQLPATTFATAAVFRLLPKVPAVLHVQDVWARDGADAAGDGRWSARMGAAMTRIYRTAARVAVAAPSMRDLVVAAGADPARVQLVLNWTDERIFYPATPGAAARQMVRRDRRCVVMHAGTIGARQGLETAVRAAAALDRTMDLVLVGSGADERRVRGLAADLKAENVRFLERRSPVDMPELYAAADYQLIMLRDLPELRGMVPGKLQAALSCAAPVVASAGGDTAELVERARAGLSCPPEDWAALADRFWLAATIPPPARTEMGRRGRQTYLREMSLPAGVDRIEWLLHEAAGRNPQSVGELRENLA; this is encoded by the coding sequence GTGAAGATCGGCATCCTGTCGTACCACTTCCCACCCGAGCCCGCCTTCATCCCCGGCAGCCTCGCCGAGGAGCTGGCCGCCCGCGGGCACGACGTCCGCGTGCTCACCGGTTTCCCGGACTACCCCGGCGGCCACGTCTATCCGGGGTGGCGACAGCGCTGGAACCACGAGACGCACAGTCAACGGCTGGCGGTCCGGCGGGTGCCGCGCTACTCCGGCGGGGCCAGCTCCACGGGCGCGCGAGTGGCCAGCTACCTGTCGTTCGCCGGCAGCGTGTCGCTTGCGGCACGTCGGTTCCTCGGCGACGTGGACGCGCTCTACGTCTTCCAGCTCCCGGCCACCACGTTCGCCACCGCCGCGGTGTTCCGGCTGCTTCCGAAGGTGCCGGCCGTGCTGCACGTACAGGATGTCTGGGCACGCGACGGCGCGGACGCGGCAGGCGACGGCCGCTGGTCGGCACGGATGGGCGCGGCGATGACCCGCATCTACCGGACGGCCGCGCGGGTCGCGGTGGCCGCGCCGTCGATGCGGGATCTGGTGGTCGCCGCCGGGGCCGACCCGGCCCGGGTCCAGCTGGTGCTGAACTGGACCGACGAGCGCATCTTCTATCCGGCGACGCCCGGCGCTGCGGCCCGGCAGATGGTCCGCCGGGATCGTCGGTGCGTGGTCATGCACGCCGGGACGATCGGCGCACGCCAGGGGCTGGAGACGGCGGTACGGGCCGCGGCCGCGCTGGACCGCACCATGGACCTGGTCCTGGTCGGGTCGGGCGCGGACGAGCGACGGGTGCGAGGGCTCGCCGCCGACCTGAAGGCGGAGAACGTCCGCTTCCTTGAGCGGCGGTCACCTGTCGACATGCCCGAGCTGTACGCCGCCGCCGACTACCAGCTGATCATGCTGCGCGACCTGCCGGAACTTCGCGGCATGGTGCCCGGCAAGTTGCAGGCCGCGCTCTCCTGCGCCGCACCTGTGGTGGCGTCGGCCGGTGGGGACACCGCCGAGCTGGTCGAGCGCGCCCGAGCCGGGCTGTCCTGCCCGCCGGAGGACTGGGCCGCGCTGGCCGACCGGTTCTGGTTGGCCGCCACCATCCCGCCGCCAGCGCGTACCGAGATGGGCCGCCGGGGTCGACAGACGTACCTGCGGGAGATGTCGTTGCCGGCCGGGGTGGACCGGATCGAGTGGCTGCTGCACGAGGCCGCCGGCCGGAATCCGCAGTCGGTGGGGGAGCTGCGAGAAAACCTCGCGTAA
- a CDS encoding arsenate reductase/protein-tyrosine-phosphatase family protein, with the protein MADRVLFVCHANLCRSPMAEFLARRLLADRPVLVSSAGTDALDGMAMHPYAAEVAAEGGGDPAAFASRTLRPEYLAEATLVLTATRRQRSVCTALAPGALHRTFTLRQFGRLAAAAEPPAESLDDPLTAAIAAAADARGRLQPAAPDADDLRDPIGGTIADFRRCAEEIERSLRPLAALIGATG; encoded by the coding sequence ATGGCCGACCGCGTGTTGTTCGTCTGCCACGCCAACCTGTGTCGCTCGCCGATGGCCGAGTTCCTGGCCCGCCGGCTGCTGGCCGACCGGCCTGTGCTGGTGTCCAGCGCCGGCACCGACGCGCTGGACGGGATGGCGATGCACCCGTACGCCGCGGAGGTCGCGGCCGAGGGCGGCGGCGACCCGGCGGCGTTCGCCAGCCGGACGCTGCGACCCGAATACCTTGCCGAAGCGACGCTCGTGCTGACCGCGACGCGGCGGCAGCGTTCGGTCTGCACCGCGCTGGCACCCGGCGCGCTGCACCGGACGTTCACCCTGCGCCAGTTCGGCCGACTGGCGGCGGCGGCCGAGCCGCCCGCCGAGTCGCTCGACGACCCGCTGACCGCCGCCATCGCCGCCGCCGCCGACGCCCGGGGGCGGTTGCAACCCGCCGCCCCGGACGCGGACGACCTGCGGGACCCGATCGGTGGAACGATCGCCGACTTCCGTCGCTGCGCTGAGGAGATCGAACGTTCGCTACGACCCCTCGCCGCGCTCATCGGGGCAACCGGCTGA
- a CDS encoding DUF4012 domain-containing protein: MTESERPHRRRSRSRRRRRARLRRALLGALVVGSLLLAAGGWVGFRGWQARAHLLNAAGLARELSAQVVGGDTDRALRTLSALQEQSGAARAATSDPSWKLGRRTPVAGDDLDAVRQIAVAIDDLARRAFPSLLRTDLTSLVPAEGRLDLARLTSVSAELTRVNDAVQGTRRDLGAVPADRLVSQVRQALTDLRGEIDRLASLTAAADQGARLLPPLLGANGPRRYLLVSQNLAELRATGGMFGAYAMIEAENGRVRMGQQGSSASLGRFTPALKLPAETRAVWTDLPGIYPADVNLTPHFPTAASLYREMFRRKTGTTVDGVLAVDPVVLSYLLKATGPVLVPGGVPLASEKVVQTLLNETYQRLDTAQQDEYFATSAAAVFDAFFKKNVNPRVLLSAFDRAITERRILFWSARPEEQRTFGDSRMAGTLPEQDTVPTVGVFLNDGSGAKLGYYLRPTASLTVGECLPDGRRELRLRVTLRSTAPTSGLSKSVLGLGLAGDPYTVRTLVSIFSPAGGAVVEARLDGAETALGSGTERRRQVATANVDIGPGAERALDVTVLTAKTGVGQAELWLTPTASPWTTQVHSAPSCDQ, encoded by the coding sequence GTGACGGAGAGCGAACGGCCGCATCGACGGCGAAGCCGATCCCGGCGTCGCCGGCGGGCCCGACTGCGACGGGCCCTGCTCGGCGCTCTGGTCGTCGGATCGCTGCTGCTGGCCGCCGGGGGATGGGTCGGTTTCCGCGGTTGGCAGGCGCGCGCCCACCTGCTCAACGCCGCCGGCCTGGCCCGTGAACTGAGCGCGCAGGTGGTCGGCGGCGACACCGATCGGGCCCTGCGGACCCTGTCCGCCCTGCAGGAGCAGTCCGGCGCCGCCCGGGCCGCCACCTCCGACCCGAGTTGGAAGCTCGGTCGGCGTACCCCGGTCGCCGGCGACGACCTCGACGCGGTCCGGCAGATCGCCGTGGCCATCGACGACCTGGCCCGGCGGGCGTTTCCGTCCCTGCTGCGGACGGACCTGACCAGCCTGGTGCCGGCCGAGGGCCGGCTGGACCTGGCCCGACTCACATCGGTCTCCGCCGAGCTGACCCGGGTGAACGACGCGGTGCAGGGCACCCGCCGGGACCTGGGCGCCGTACCCGCCGACCGGCTGGTCAGCCAGGTCCGCCAGGCGTTGACCGACCTGCGCGGTGAGATCGACCGACTGGCCAGCCTCACCGCGGCGGCGGACCAGGGCGCTCGGCTTCTGCCGCCGCTGCTCGGCGCGAATGGCCCGCGACGCTATTTGCTCGTCTCGCAGAACCTCGCCGAGCTGCGCGCCACCGGCGGCATGTTCGGCGCGTACGCGATGATCGAGGCGGAGAACGGTCGGGTCCGGATGGGCCAGCAGGGCAGCAGCGCCTCCCTCGGCCGGTTCACGCCGGCGCTGAAGCTGCCCGCCGAGACCCGGGCGGTCTGGACCGACCTGCCGGGCATCTATCCCGCCGACGTCAACCTCACTCCGCACTTCCCGACCGCCGCTTCGCTGTACCGCGAGATGTTCCGGCGCAAGACCGGGACCACTGTCGACGGCGTGCTCGCCGTCGACCCGGTGGTGCTGTCCTACCTGCTCAAGGCGACCGGGCCGGTGCTGGTGCCCGGTGGTGTGCCGCTGGCCAGCGAAAAGGTCGTGCAGACGCTGCTCAACGAGACCTACCAGAGGCTGGACACCGCTCAGCAGGACGAATATTTCGCAACCTCCGCCGCCGCGGTGTTTGACGCCTTCTTCAAGAAGAATGTCAACCCGAGAGTGTTGTTGTCCGCATTTGACCGTGCTATCACGGAACGCCGGATATTGTTCTGGAGTGCTCGACCGGAAGAACAGCGGACGTTCGGTGACAGCCGGATGGCCGGGACGCTCCCGGAACAGGACACCGTGCCGACGGTCGGCGTGTTTCTCAACGACGGCAGCGGCGCGAAGCTCGGCTACTACCTGCGGCCGACGGCGAGCCTCACGGTCGGCGAATGCCTACCCGACGGCCGCCGCGAGCTCCGGCTGCGGGTGACCCTGCGCTCGACAGCGCCGACGTCCGGCCTCAGCAAGTCGGTCCTCGGCCTCGGCCTGGCCGGTGATCCGTACACCGTTCGCACTCTGGTGTCGATCTTCAGCCCGGCCGGCGGCGCTGTCGTTGAGGCCCGGCTAGACGGGGCCGAAACGGCACTTGGCAGCGGCACCGAACGCCGCCGCCAGGTGGCGACGGCAAACGTCGACATCGGCCCCGGCGCCGAGAGAGCGCTGGACGTCACCGTCCTGACGGCCAAGACCGGCGTCGGGCAGGCCGAGCTGTGGCTGACCCCCACCGCCAGCCCATGGACCACCCAAGTTCATTCCGCACCAAGCTGTGACCAGTAG